A window of Palaemon carinicauda isolate YSFRI2023 chromosome 27, ASM3689809v2, whole genome shotgun sequence contains these coding sequences:
- the LOC137621052 gene encoding uncharacterized protein yields the protein MSTSLCLNVSLSLSMSSSVYVFLPLLSMSVSLRPLWSMSLSLCVCSLCICHSPVYVCLSPFYVFVPLRSISLSLYGFVPLPLLSMSLSLYGFVPLPLLSMSLSLYGFVPLPLLSMSLSLYGFVPLPLLSMSLSLYGFVPLPLLSMSLSLYGFVPLPLLSMSLSLYGFVPLPLLSMSLSLYGFVPLPLLSMSLSLYGFVPLPLLSMSLSLYVFVPLRSMSLSSCLCCLRICPSPVYVFFSLPLLSMYLSLSGLCLCPSASAVYVIAPLQSMSLSLSGLCLCPSASAVYVFVPLQSMSFSLCLCCLCIYPSPVYVFVPLRLLSM from the coding sequence ATGTCTACGTCTCTATGTCTCAATGTATCTCTATCTCTGTCTATGTCTTCCTCTGTCTATGTCTTTCTGCCTCTCCTGTCTATGTCTGTCTCTCTCCGGCCTCTCTGGTCTATGTCTTTGTCCCTCTGCGTCTGCAGTCTATGTATTTGTCACTCTCCGGTCTATGTCTGTCTCTCTCCGTTCTATGTCTTTGTCCCTCTCCGGTCTATATCTTTGTCCCTCTATGGTTTTGTCCCTCTGCCTCTGCTGTCTATGTCTTTGTCCCTCTATGGTTTTGTCCCTCTGCCTCTGCTGTCTATGTCTTTGTCCCTCTATGGTTTTGTCCCTCTGCCTCTGCTGTCTATGTCTTTGTCCCTCTATGGTTTTGTCCCTCTGCCTCTGCTGTCTATGTCTTTGTCCCTCTATGGTTTTGTCCCTCTGCCTCTGCTGTCTATGTCTTTGTCCCTCTATGGTTTTGTCCCTCTGCCTCTGCTGTCTATGTCTTTGTCCCTCTATGGTTTTGTCCCTCTGCCTCTGCTGTCTATGTCTTTGTCCCTCTATGGTTTTGTCCCTCTGCCTCTGCTGTCTATGTCTTTGTCCCTCTATGGTTTTGTCCCTCTGCCTCTGCTGTCTATGTCTTTGTCCCTCTATGTCTTTGTCCCTCTCCGGTCTATGTCTTTGTCCTCCTGCCTCTGCTGTCTACGTATTTGTCCCTCTCCAGTCTATGTCTTTTTCTCTCTGCCTCTGCTGTCTATGTATTTATCCCTCTCCGGTCTATGTCTTTGTCCCTCTGCGTCTGCTGTCTATGTAATTGCCCCTCTCCAGTCTATGTCTTTGTCCCTCTCCGGTCTATGTCTTTGTCCTTCTGCCTCTGCTGTCTACGTATTTGTCCCTCTCCAGTCTATGTCTTTTTCTCTCTGCCTCTGCTGTCTATGTATTTATCCCTCTCCGGTCTATGTCTTTGTCCCTCTGCGTCTGCTGTCTATGTAA